In a genomic window of Desulfurobacterium atlanticum:
- the prfB gene encoding peptide chain release factor 2 (programmed frameshift), with protein sequence MLIERLQELKEEFSKVKDKFEELRGYFDLEQEEKKLQELEKEMSSPDFWNDREKAQKISQERNRIESEIKLWESLKNCLEEVEVLFEMAEEENDESILDEAETTLKNLRKELKKVEIKTLLSGEMDKNNAIITIHAGAGGTESCDWAGMLMRMYLRWAEKKGFETEIIDLQENEEAGIKSATIEIKGPYAYGLLKAEHGTHRLVRISPFDSNARRHTSFCGVIVVPEIEDEIEIEIKDEDLRVDTYRASGAGGQHVNKTDSAVRITHIPTGIVVTCQSERSQIQNRMRAMKILKARLYELEMRKREEKLAQAKGEHKEISWGNQIRSYVFQPYQMVKDHRTGIETSNINAVMDGDIDQFIEGYLKQKAETAK encoded by the exons ATGCTTATAGAAAGGCTGCAGGAATTAAAAGAAGAGTTCAGCAAAGTTAAAGATAAATTTGAAGAACTTCGGGGGTAT TTTGACTTAGAGCAGGAGGAAAAAAAACTACAAGAACTTGAAAAAGAGATGTCTTCTCCTGACTTCTGGAACGACAGAGAAAAAGCCCAAAAAATATCTCAGGAGAGAAACCGCATAGAATCCGAAATTAAACTGTGGGAATCTCTTAAAAACTGCCTTGAAGAAGTTGAAGTTCTGTTTGAAATGGCTGAAGAGGAAAATGACGAATCAATACTTGATGAAGCAGAAACAACATTAAAAAATCTTAGAAAAGAACTTAAAAAAGTTGAAATCAAAACACTTCTGTCTGGAGAGATGGATAAAAACAACGCCATCATAACAATCCACGCCGGAGCAGGCGGAACAGAAAGCTGCGACTGGGCAGGAATGTTGATGAGAATGTATTTAAGATGGGCTGAAAAGAAAGGTTTTGAAACGGAAATTATAGACCTTCAGGAAAATGAAGAGGCAGGAATAAAAAGTGCAACAATAGAGATAAAAGGACCTTACGCATACGGACTTTTAAAAGCAGAACACGGAACCCACAGGCTTGTTAGAATCTCTCCGTTTGATTCAAATGCAAGAAGACACACATCTTTCTGCGGTGTAATAGTTGTGCCTGAAATTGAAGATGAAATTGAAATAGAAATAAAAGATGAAGATTTAAGAGTAGATACATACAGAGCTTCTGGAGCCGGCGGACAGCACGTAAACAAAACAGATTCAGCTGTAAGAATAACTCACATTCCCACAGGTATAGTTGTCACCTGTCAGAGTGAACGCTCTCAGATTCAAAATAGAATGAGAGCCATGAAAATACTGAAAGCAAGACTTTACGAACTTGAAATGAGAAAACGGGAAGAAAAACTTGCACAGGCAAAGGGAGAACACAAAGAGATATCCTGGGGAAATCAGATACGCTCCTATGTGTTTCAACCGTATCAGATGGTAAAAGACCACAGAACGGGTATTGAAACATCAAACATCAATGCAGTAATGGATGGTGACATAGACCAGTTTATAGAAGGATACCTGAAACAGAAAGCAGAAACAGCAAAATAA
- the cysS gene encoding cysteine--tRNA ligase codes for MIKVYNTLTGKKEEFKPLEGKSIKMYVCGPTVYDDAHIGHARSAVVFDVIRRWLEERGYKVTVVRNYTDIDDKIIKRAKERNLTWKEIAERYIKSFEADMKALNVKEPTFKPKVTEHIPDIIKMIEGLIEKGYAYESDGDVYFSVEKFPQYGKLSKRKKEELLAGARILPGEKKKNPLDFALWKKSKEGEPGWDSPWGKGRPGWHIECSAMSMKYLGETMDIHGGGLDLIFPHHENEIAQSESFTGKPFVKYWLHNGFVMVNSEKMSKSLGNFFTIKEILKEFPPDVLRLFLLLTHYRSPIDFSFERLKESKNALERLKNIILSKQAIEKIPVAENSTETINISKFKEEFEKAMDDDFNTAKAIGVLFELGKEINIRKDKALKEGKISADEKESLIESISFIEEALKILGFKLSQEKSSGELEDKLIQLLIDIRQDLRKEKNFKLADKIRDKLKELGITLEDLPTGTVFKKGE; via the coding sequence ATGATAAAGGTTTACAACACACTAACCGGAAAGAAAGAGGAGTTTAAACCTCTTGAAGGAAAAAGTATAAAAATGTATGTGTGCGGCCCAACAGTTTACGACGATGCACACATAGGCCATGCAAGAAGTGCTGTTGTATTTGATGTAATAAGAAGATGGCTTGAAGAAAGGGGATATAAAGTTACGGTTGTTAGAAATTACACAGACATAGATGACAAAATTATAAAGCGAGCAAAAGAGAGAAATCTCACATGGAAGGAGATAGCAGAAAGATACATAAAATCCTTTGAAGCGGATATGAAAGCCCTTAATGTTAAAGAACCTACATTTAAACCTAAAGTGACAGAACACATTCCTGACATAATAAAAATGATAGAAGGTTTGATAGAGAAAGGGTATGCCTACGAATCTGATGGAGACGTTTATTTTTCCGTAGAAAAGTTTCCACAATACGGAAAACTATCAAAAAGGAAAAAAGAGGAACTTCTTGCAGGAGCAAGAATTCTTCCGGGAGAGAAAAAGAAAAATCCCCTTGACTTTGCCCTGTGGAAAAAATCAAAAGAGGGAGAGCCGGGCTGGGATTCACCCTGGGGGAAGGGAAGACCAGGATGGCATATTGAATGTTCTGCAATGTCTATGAAATATCTTGGAGAAACTATGGACATCCATGGTGGAGGGCTTGACCTTATATTCCCCCACCATGAAAATGAAATTGCACAATCTGAAAGTTTTACAGGAAAACCTTTCGTCAAATACTGGCTGCACAACGGATTTGTTATGGTAAATAGTGAAAAGATGAGCAAATCTCTCGGAAACTTTTTCACAATAAAAGAGATTTTAAAAGAGTTCCCACCGGATGTTTTGAGACTCTTCCTGCTTTTAACTCATTACAGAAGTCCGATAGACTTCTCCTTTGAACGGCTGAAAGAAAGCAAAAACGCCCTTGAAAGACTTAAAAACATTATCCTCTCAAAACAAGCGATAGAAAAAATACCTGTTGCAGAAAATTCAACCGAAACGATAAACATCTCAAAATTCAAAGAAGAATTTGAGAAAGCGATGGATGACGATTTTAACACGGCAAAAGCTATAGGAGTTCTTTTTGAACTTGGAAAAGAAATCAATATAAGAAAAGATAAAGCTCTTAAAGAGGGAAAAATTTCTGCAGATGAAAAAGAATCCCTTATAGAAAGCATCTCTTTCATTGAAGAAGCCCTCAAAATCCTCGGGTTTAAACTTTCACAGGAAAAAAGCAGCGGAGAGCTTGAAGATAAACTTATACAACTCCTTATAGACATAAGGCAGGATTTACGAAAAGAGAAAAACTTTAAACTTGCCGATAAAATTCGTGATAAACTTAAGGAACTTGGCATAACCCTTGAAGACCTGCCAACAGGAACCGTATTTAAAAAGGGGGAATAA